A DNA window from Octopus sinensis linkage group LG25, ASM634580v1, whole genome shotgun sequence contains the following coding sequences:
- the LOC118767837 gene encoding uncharacterized protein LOC118767837 isoform X1: MCTELSPDEIRYSQDSISNTFHNGETLEKVISTIIGGETMPDNMTKTAVFKEYGKYYACDNRKLYVLKEVQRRSKPNFKIEAKVVRPRDKSKFTTKNDGASIRIRCPSSRGGTVRSPNGAKRYSSHNDPVMDDLDRLFGADVLLAEEIECEQEYDRLFGADVLLAEEIECEQEYDRLFGADVLLAEEIECENDHITGLEFDLAEEIECALYLDRVSNAFFDMDELFD; this comes from the exons ATGTGCACCGAACTAAGTCCAGATGAGATCCGCTATTCTCAGGATTCTATAAGCAACACATTTCATAACGGAGAAACATTAGAAAAAGTGATTTCAACTATTATCGGTGGTGAAACTATGCCAGACAACATGACAAAAACAGCAGTTTTCAAAGAATATGGGAAATACTACGCTTGTGACAATAGAAAGCTTTACGTTCTGAAAGAAGTGCAACGTCGTAGCAAACCAAACTTTAAGATCGAGGCGAAAGTTGTGAGGCCCCGTGATAAATCGAAGTTCACAACGAAGAACGATGGTGCTAGTATAAGAATTCGATGTCCATCTAGTCGTGGTGGAACGGTCAGGAGTCCAAATGGCGCGAAACGTTATTCAAGTCACAATGATCCCGTAATGGACG ACTTAGATCGTTTGTTCGGCGCTGATGTCCTCTTGGCAGAGGAAATTGAATGTGAACAAGAATACGATCGTTTGTTCGGCGCTGATGTCCTCTTGGCAGAGGAAATTGAATGTGAACAAGAATACGATCGTTTGTTCGGCGCTGATGTCCTCTTGGCAGAGGAAATTGAATGTGAAAATGACCATATCACTGGTCTTGAGTTCGACTTGGCAGAGGAAATTGAATGTGCACTCTACCTCGATCGTGTGTCTAACGCTTTTTTCGATATGGACGAATTGTTTGACTAA
- the LOC118767837 gene encoding uncharacterized protein LOC118767837 isoform X2, with amino-acid sequence MCTELSPDEIRYSQDSISNTFHNGETLEKVISTIIGGETMPDNMTKTAVFKEYGKYYACDNRKLYVLKEVQRRSKPNFKIEAKVVRPRDKSKFTTKNDGASIRIRCPSSRGGTVRSPNGAKRYSSHNDPVMDDLAYDIECSLNLDRLFGADVLLAEEIECENDHITGLEFDLAEEIECALYLDRVSNAFFDMDELFD; translated from the exons ATGTGCACCGAACTAAGTCCAGATGAGATCCGCTATTCTCAGGATTCTATAAGCAACACATTTCATAACGGAGAAACATTAGAAAAAGTGATTTCAACTATTATCGGTGGTGAAACTATGCCAGACAACATGACAAAAACAGCAGTTTTCAAAGAATATGGGAAATACTACGCTTGTGACAATAGAAAGCTTTACGTTCTGAAAGAAGTGCAACGTCGTAGCAAACCAAACTTTAAGATCGAGGCGAAAGTTGTGAGGCCCCGTGATAAATCGAAGTTCACAACGAAGAACGATGGTGCTAGTATAAGAATTCGATGTCCATCTAGTCGTGGTGGAACGGTCAGGAGTCCAAATGGCGCGAAACGTTATTCAAGTCACAATGATCCCGTAATGGACGATTTGGCCTATGACATTGAATGTTCACTCAACTTAGATCGTTTGTTCGGCGCTGATGTCCTCTTGGCAGAG GAAATTGAATGTGAAAATGACCATATCACTGGTCTTGAGTTCGACTTGGCAGAGGAAATTGAATGTGCACTCTACCTCGATCGTGTGTCTAACGCTTTTTTCGATATGGACGAATTGTTTGACTAA